In the Moraxella osloensis genome, one interval contains:
- a CDS encoding NAD(P)H-binding protein, translating to MQRTALIIGATGLVGNSLLTQLGSLYQKVIIIARSQPKGLSDSMHFYQLKDFNQMHEFVSALSIGKDTDAFSCLGTTIKEAGSEAAFRQIDFTYNVAFAKACKQKGVERFFLLSAMGANADSRFFYNRVKGELETAIDNLGFQELAIFRPSLLLGKHDDRKLETIAQTAYKLIKPIVPKRLPVRPIEADRVAMAMALVSNNWHIKHTYEKCANSVDTAKKTQVISNGEMLAMTRFRN from the coding sequence ATGCAGCGCACAGCATTAATCATCGGTGCAACCGGCTTGGTAGGCAATTCATTACTGACCCAGCTTGGCAGTCTTTATCAAAAAGTCATTATCATTGCGCGCTCTCAGCCAAAAGGGTTGAGTGATTCGATGCATTTCTACCAGCTCAAAGATTTTAATCAAATGCATGAATTTGTGTCTGCGCTGTCGATTGGTAAAGACACCGATGCTTTTAGCTGTCTGGGTACTACCATTAAGGAAGCGGGTAGTGAAGCGGCATTTCGGCAAATTGATTTTACCTATAATGTGGCATTTGCAAAAGCTTGCAAACAAAAAGGCGTAGAGCGGTTTTTTTTGTTATCGGCGATGGGCGCCAATGCCGACAGTCGCTTTTTTTATAACCGTGTCAAAGGTGAGCTTGAAACCGCGATTGACAATTTAGGCTTTCAAGAATTGGCAATTTTTCGTCCCTCTTTGCTGCTTGGCAAACACGATGATCGTAAACTTGAAACCATCGCACAGACGGCGTACAAACTCATCAAACCTATTGTACCTAAAAGACTGCCTGTCCGTCCCATAGAAGCCGATAGGGTAGCGATGGCAATGGCGCTGGTGAGTAACAATTGGCACATCAAACATACTTATGAAAAATGTGCTAATAGCGTCGATACCGCCAAGAAAACCCAAGTTATCAGTAACGGTGAAATGCTAGCGATGACGCGGTTTAGAAACTAA
- the rpsT gene encoding 30S ribosomal protein S20 translates to MANSAQARKRARQNVKRRQLKASQRSMVRTFIKHVVKAVEDKNYDAATEAYKKAVPVIDRIADKGVIHKNKAARHKSRLNKAIKALKTA, encoded by the coding sequence GTGGCAAATTCTGCACAAGCTCGCAAACGCGCTCGTCAAAACGTTAAACGTCGTCAATTAAAAGCATCACAACGTTCTATGGTTCGTACTTTCATCAAACATGTGGTAAAAGCCGTTGAAGATAAAAACTACGACGCAGCGACTGAAGCTTACAAAAAAGCAGTTCCAGTGATTGACCGTATTGCTGACAAAGGCGTGATTCACAAAAACAAAGCAGCACGTCATAAAAGCCGCTTAAACAAAGCAATTAAAGCCCTTAAAACTGCCTAA
- the adk gene encoding adenylate kinase → MKRIILLGPPGAGKGTQAQIITKEFNIPQISTGDMLRAAIKEGTELGKQAKSIMDAGGLVSDDLIINLVKARIALPDCANGCIFDGFPRTIPQAQALADAGVHIDNVVEIAVPDEDIVSRLSGRRSHPASGRVYHVVYNPPKVEGKDDETGEDLVQRDDDKEDTIRDRLATYHNQTEALVGFYQDLAKSGQNAPRYAKFDGTQAIDKVSEQVLAELKA, encoded by the coding sequence ATGAAGCGTATTATTCTTTTAGGGCCACCTGGCGCTGGTAAGGGTACCCAAGCACAAATCATCACCAAGGAATTTAATATTCCACAAATTTCAACAGGTGATATGCTACGTGCCGCTATCAAAGAAGGTACTGAGCTTGGCAAACAAGCTAAAAGTATCATGGATGCCGGTGGACTTGTCTCAGATGATTTAATTATCAACCTAGTTAAAGCCCGTATTGCACTGCCAGATTGCGCCAACGGCTGCATTTTTGATGGCTTTCCCCGTACCATTCCACAAGCGCAAGCGTTAGCCGATGCAGGCGTGCACATCGATAACGTGGTAGAAATTGCAGTACCTGATGAAGACATCGTTTCTCGTTTGTCGGGGCGTCGCTCTCATCCTGCTTCAGGTCGCGTGTACCATGTGGTCTACAATCCACCCAAAGTGGAAGGTAAAGATGACGAAACCGGTGAAGATTTGGTTCAGCGTGATGACGATAAAGAAGATACCATCCGCGATCGTTTAGCGACTTATCATAACCAAACAGAAGCTTTGGTAGGTTTTTACCAAGACTTGGCAAAATCGGGTCAAAACGCGCCACGCTATGCCAAATTTGATGGTACACAAGCGATTGATAAAGTCAGTGAGCAAGTCCTAGCTGAATTAAAAGCATAA
- the ccmI gene encoding c-type cytochrome biogenesis protein CcmI, giving the protein MSTLIIFIIVALLFAITLAVFILLPWLQTQDHHAIANRADNQLLTLNIEVFKQRLVELDADFDEGQIDEATYQTQKLALERQLLDISDNQDTSHFTPNWKSRLIFIIWIPLLSVMAYVMIGDRTPVYQLWDAQNRLGQVADDLLTAKIDTPPEWATKDSVGLISAMQTNVHHHATDPLRWFRLSEVFVALQAPEQAIEALARAYRLNPDDEKVAITYAQTSFFTQGGVMDDKTRQVVEHILAKSPKHQGAQMLMAMGEMRAGNYAQSRKWVALLRTEIQARPGDHTQALSSLSELEQTINQREAQGEQAITVNVKVTPEILGRVKKGESLFVNVRKMAGGPPVAAKKLSADSLTINGMAINISDNDSIMPTMTLSSAISTNEPLVITARVSASGDAMPQSGDLTSNPVPLEKTAESTTVLIDKIVP; this is encoded by the coding sequence ATGTCAACGCTAATTATTTTTATCATTGTCGCGCTTCTATTTGCTATAACGCTTGCGGTATTTATTTTGTTACCCTGGTTGCAAACCCAAGACCATCACGCCATCGCCAATCGCGCTGATAATCAGCTACTAACGCTCAATATTGAAGTATTCAAACAACGGTTGGTAGAGCTTGATGCTGATTTTGACGAGGGTCAAATCGATGAGGCGACTTATCAAACCCAAAAACTGGCGTTAGAGCGTCAATTACTAGACATCAGTGACAATCAAGATACCAGCCATTTTACCCCCAATTGGAAAAGCCGTCTGATATTTATCATCTGGATTCCGCTATTATCTGTGATGGCTTATGTGATGATTGGCGACCGCACGCCCGTCTATCAATTATGGGATGCACAAAATCGCTTGGGACAAGTCGCGGATGATTTGCTGACCGCAAAAATCGATACGCCACCCGAATGGGCAACCAAAGACAGCGTGGGACTCATTAGTGCCATGCAAACCAACGTGCATCATCATGCCACCGATCCGCTGCGTTGGTTTCGTCTATCTGAAGTGTTTGTAGCGCTGCAAGCACCCGAGCAAGCGATTGAAGCCTTGGCAAGGGCGTATCGTCTCAATCCTGATGATGAAAAAGTCGCCATCACCTACGCGCAAACTAGCTTTTTTACCCAAGGCGGGGTAATGGATGACAAAACCCGTCAAGTGGTTGAGCATATTCTAGCCAAAAGTCCCAAACACCAAGGCGCACAAATGCTGATGGCAATGGGCGAAATGCGAGCGGGCAACTACGCGCAGTCTCGAAAATGGGTAGCGCTGCTACGCACCGAAATCCAAGCGCGTCCTGGCGATCATACCCAAGCCCTAAGCAGCTTATCTGAACTTGAGCAGACTATCAACCAGCGGGAAGCCCAAGGCGAACAGGCGATTACAGTCAATGTCAAAGTCACCCCTGAGATATTAGGACGGGTGAAAAAAGGCGAAAGTTTATTTGTTAATGTGCGTAAGATGGCAGGTGGTCCCCCTGTTGCTGCCAAAAAACTGTCAGCAGATAGCTTAACCATCAACGGTATGGCAATTAACATCAGCGATAACGATAGCATCATGCCGACGATGACCTTAAGCTCGGCGATTAGCACCAATGAGCCCTTGGTGATTACTGCTCGGGTTAGTGCTTCAGGTGACGCCATGCCGCAAAGCGGTGACTTAACCAGTAACCCCGTACCGCTAGAGAAAACGGCTGAGTCTACAACCGTATTGATTGATAAAATCGTGCCTTAA
- a CDS encoding cytochrome c-type biogenesis protein — translation MSITFAKILHLIVRAMAMVVLVAGLSMSAWANIDTYQFDNPRQEAQYRALIEEFRCPKCQNQNLAGSDAPIAQDLKQKTYDMVKDGRSDGEIRQYMNERYGDFISYKPPVRPSTWILWFFPPVLLVFVMLAWFIRNRNSSKRAAAIANPIEEGYAPLSAAEQQRLQNLLNANDNAANAKTGEINQAVAKEN, via the coding sequence ATGAGTATCACATTTGCAAAAATTCTTCATTTGATAGTCAGGGCGATGGCTATGGTGGTGTTGGTCGCAGGGTTATCCATGTCTGCTTGGGCAAATATTGATACCTACCAATTTGACAACCCGCGCCAAGAAGCCCAATATCGTGCGCTTATCGAAGAGTTTCGTTGTCCAAAATGTCAAAACCAGAACTTGGCAGGTTCCGATGCGCCAATTGCGCAAGATTTAAAACAAAAGACCTATGATATGGTCAAAGACGGTCGTTCCGACGGCGAAATTCGCCAGTATATGAATGAGCGCTACGGTGACTTTATTAGCTACAAACCACCTGTGCGCCCATCCACCTGGATTTTATGGTTTTTTCCGCCTGTGTTGTTGGTGTTTGTGATGCTGGCTTGGTTTATTCGTAACCGTAATTCGTCAAAACGTGCCGCTGCCATCGCCAATCCCATAGAAGAGGGTTATGCGCCACTCTCAGCCGCCGAACAACAGCGATTACAAAACTTGTTAAATGCCAATGATAACGCTGCCAATGCTAAAACTGGTGAAATCAATCAAGCAGTGGCTAAGGAAAATTAA
- a CDS encoding DsbE family thiol:disulfide interchange protein has translation MAMRKRQLWFLIPLVLFLIIIALFYTRLGKDTTVVTNTSLNRALPSFSLPSLGNPSQMITQAQLPKQPFLLNVWASWCVTCKVEHPFLLQMSKAGVPIVGVNYKDETKDALDYLNTHEDPFTLNVQDKEGNFGIDLGLTGVPESFVVDGKGNVRQHILGEINEERYNKQVLPCMTALREQAADAKIREVCQ, from the coding sequence ATGGCAATGCGTAAAAGACAACTTTGGTTTTTAATTCCTTTGGTGCTTTTTTTGATTATCATTGCGCTGTTTTATACACGGTTGGGCAAAGATACCACAGTAGTGACCAACACCTCGCTCAATCGCGCTTTGCCAAGTTTTAGCTTACCGTCTTTGGGTAACCCATCACAAATGATTACCCAAGCGCAGCTACCCAAACAGCCATTTTTACTCAATGTATGGGCGTCTTGGTGCGTGACTTGTAAAGTTGAACACCCGTTTTTACTGCAAATGTCAAAAGCCGGCGTACCGATTGTTGGGGTCAATTATAAAGATGAAACCAAAGACGCGCTTGATTATCTCAACACCCATGAAGACCCATTTACCCTCAATGTGCAAGATAAAGAAGGGAATTTTGGCATTGATTTGGGTCTGACAGGTGTGCCAGAGTCATTTGTGGTTGATGGCAAAGGCAATGTGCGCCAGCATATCTTGGGTGAAATCAACGAAGAGCGCTACAATAAGCAGGTATTGCCTTGTATGACTGCACTACGTGAACAAGCCGCCGATGCTAAAATCCGTGAGGTGTGCCAATGA
- a CDS encoding heme lyase CcmF/NrfE family subunit, translated as MLITELGYFALISALVIAILQVILPAVGVFKHQPAWQRLAGSFAIAQFLATGTSFLCLMYGFYANDFTLIYVANQSNSLLPWYYRLSATWGGHEGSLLLWVTILATWGAAVAVFSRSLPLAMRARVLVIIAFVQMMMLSMVIFVSSPFNRSLPSIPVDGKDLNPLLQDPGLIFHPPMLYMGYVGAVVPFAFAMAALWAGRLDAVWTRWSRPWTLAAWCCLTLGIVFGSMWAYNELGWGGWWFWDPVENASFMPWLGGVALLHSLAVTEKRGVFKAWTIMLAIFTFALSLLGTFLVRSGVITSVHSFAADPTRGLFILVILGVVIGGGLAMFAWRGWRLTQESHYQLKSRETLLVINNIIILVATIVVVIGTLYPMLADALKLGQVSVGAPYFNALFVPLTWLLLLFLAIGPVSRWKKDTRPFLGTGLAILASCFVLAGVLSYFLVSSIDINIFMSAALCLWVLVWMVIDIKDKTRNARSFGAGLKRLHMGYWGMQLAHLGILLSVMGIAITTSLSIEKDIAMQKNQSVEVQGYQFTMDELKKIRGANFDATQAVVSVRKNNQVVATLYPEKRHYVVSQMPMTEASIQYNPLRDIYMAMGEPILGVNQSEADATKWAVRIYIKPGVRWVWWGGFVLALGAILSMFDKRYRKLPRLADINDDKSGNLAVVNTAAANATVLVKNDSELGQESAHGNA; from the coding sequence ATGTTAATTACTGAATTGGGCTATTTTGCGCTTATTTCAGCCTTGGTGATTGCCATTTTACAGGTTATTTTGCCAGCAGTCGGGGTGTTCAAACACCAACCTGCTTGGCAACGACTGGCGGGAAGTTTTGCCATTGCTCAGTTTTTGGCAACCGGTACGTCGTTTTTGTGCCTGATGTATGGGTTTTATGCCAATGATTTTACGTTGATTTATGTCGCCAATCAGTCAAATTCTTTGCTGCCTTGGTACTATCGCCTATCCGCCACGTGGGGCGGGCATGAAGGCTCACTGTTATTGTGGGTCACCATTTTGGCGACTTGGGGCGCGGCGGTGGCCGTTTTTAGTCGAAGCTTGCCGCTTGCCATGCGCGCACGCGTGTTGGTGATTATAGCCTTTGTGCAAATGATGATGCTAAGCATGGTGATTTTTGTGTCGTCACCTTTTAATCGCAGTCTACCCAGCATCCCAGTGGATGGTAAAGATTTGAATCCACTACTGCAAGACCCTGGATTAATTTTTCATCCACCGATGCTATATATGGGCTATGTGGGCGCGGTGGTACCGTTTGCTTTTGCCATGGCAGCATTATGGGCAGGTCGGTTAGATGCGGTGTGGACGCGTTGGTCGCGTCCTTGGACACTAGCGGCTTGGTGTTGTTTGACCTTAGGGATTGTGTTTGGCTCAATGTGGGCATACAACGAGCTTGGCTGGGGCGGCTGGTGGTTTTGGGATCCTGTGGAAAACGCGTCGTTTATGCCTTGGCTCGGTGGGGTGGCATTATTACACTCATTGGCAGTTACCGAAAAGCGCGGCGTGTTCAAAGCTTGGACGATTATGTTGGCGATTTTCACCTTTGCTTTAAGTTTATTGGGTACGTTTTTGGTACGTTCGGGGGTCATTACCTCGGTTCACTCATTTGCCGCAGATCCCACACGCGGTCTGTTTATCTTGGTGATTTTGGGCGTGGTCATCGGTGGCGGTCTGGCGATGTTTGCGTGGCGCGGTTGGCGCTTGACCCAAGAAAGCCATTATCAGCTTAAATCTCGTGAGACATTATTGGTCATCAATAACATTATTATATTAGTCGCAACCATCGTGGTGGTGATTGGCACACTTTATCCAATGCTGGCCGATGCGTTAAAACTCGGTCAAGTATCGGTTGGTGCGCCTTATTTTAATGCGTTATTTGTGCCGTTAACTTGGTTATTGTTGTTGTTTTTAGCCATTGGACCGGTCAGCCGCTGGAAAAAAGACACCCGTCCATTTTTGGGTACAGGCTTGGCGATTTTAGCCAGCTGTTTTGTATTAGCCGGGGTTTTAAGCTATTTCTTGGTCAGTAGCATCGATATCAATATCTTTATGTCAGCGGCACTGTGTCTATGGGTATTGGTATGGATGGTAATTGATATCAAAGACAAAACCCGTAACGCGCGCTCGTTTGGCGCTGGATTAAAACGTCTGCACATGGGCTATTGGGGAATGCAGCTGGCGCATCTGGGTATTTTGTTATCCGTGATGGGCATTGCTATTACCACAAGTCTAAGTATCGAAAAAGACATTGCCATGCAAAAAAACCAATCGGTTGAAGTACAAGGCTACCAGTTCACGATGGATGAGCTAAAAAAAATCCGCGGCGCCAACTTTGATGCCACCCAAGCGGTCGTCAGTGTTCGTAAGAACAACCAAGTGGTTGCGACCCTTTATCCAGAAAAACGCCATTATGTGGTCAGTCAAATGCCCATGACTGAAGCTTCTATCCAGTACAACCCATTAAGAGATATCTATATGGCAATGGGTGAGCCGATTTTAGGTGTTAATCAAAGCGAAGCCGATGCCACTAAATGGGCGGTGCGTATCTATATTAAACCTGGCGTACGCTGGGTGTGGTGGGGTGGTTTTGTGCTGGCGCTCGGTGCGATTTTAAGTATGTTTGATAAACGTTATCGTAAACTGCCTAGACTTGCTGATATAAATGATGATAAGTCAGGGAATTTGGCAGTGGTTAACACAGCAGCGGCAAACGCCACCGTGTTAGTAAAAAATGACAGCGAGTTAGGTCAGGAGAGTGCTCATGGCAATGCGTAA